A section of the Struthio camelus isolate bStrCam1 chromosome 18, bStrCam1.hap1, whole genome shotgun sequence genome encodes:
- the LOC138061554 gene encoding fibrous sheath-interacting protein 2-like, translating to MARATWHSLSSEEEDATRRALKGRPEEECLSSSKLRSWQEAAHQELESPEGNRSEPPLEAQDTDKQESSREDSSRELCLCPETSKCFSSGACEGDSDTDLKESRRFWQRSANEGPPDKVQTMLLWTTVTEAQELEEVAESVVKEVLGRVKELDQSVCVLRRAPLAISGPFFGRARGAESSERAAPDLQQEIGGAASEIVATVLDSFGKHLVCSTSDASERGLWARQREQLTATGAMRAGTSGESSLGEAELPPLASLDKIARDAVERVGCTLESFVASQFQHHFQGKFSEILKLPLETLSERQLQPSCTPFSSQATKEVEGTSRAAEHRTPEATKKRKSPMSRPVHKVAAGSQESSTLARASVQNAISEVQQLHSELKVYAQIAVHDVLEALKQQQQKLDKEMHPKDSSEESTTESELAESLLDQCSQPESAIALGGNCGRWVAKQPSPRDWDESYPGQDLRRPEGRKIPARKLGKSQPRTKLPHISLPGMVMPSEAEGPSEEELSCTLLRSVLRGSEQDAQSPPEGFQKPLNYPSATTSRLCTSVLETLPKQRPGSMQDALPTMGQQFSRQPVPPAPPKPPSQRGARRRPMRVRLVPGEPEQWESGETTLAGRLVEGVLRRCSAPGSSSSDSSDEN from the exons atggctcgagccacatggcacagcttgtcatctgaggaagaagatgctactcggagagctctcaaagggagacct gaagaagaatgtctatcaagcagcaagctgcgaagctggcaagaggcggctcatcaggaacttgagagtcctgaaggcaaccggagtgagccgccgcttgaggcccaagacactgacaagcaag aaagcagtagggaggattcttcgagagagctgtgtctctgtcctgagacaagcaaatgcttctcttcaggagcctgcgaaggagacagcgacactgacctgaaagagagcagaagattttggcag AGGTCTGCAAATGAAGGCCCGCCTGATAAAGTCCAGACTATGCTGCTATGGACTACAGTAACAGAAGcgcaggagctggaagaggtggcTGAGAGCGTGGTCAAGGAAGTGCTggggagggtgaaagagctggatcaGTCAGTCTGCGTTTTAAGGAGGGCTCCCTTGGCGATCAGTGGACCATTCTTTGGGAGGGCTAGAGGGGCAGAGTCTTCTGAGAGAGCTGCTCCAGATCTCCAGCAGGAAATTGGAGGGGCGGCCTCAGAGATTGTAGCAACCGTTCtcgattcctttgggaagcatttggtatgcagcacatcaGATGCCTCTGAGCGCGGGCTGTGGGCCAGGCAGAGGGAGCAGCTCACTGCCACAGGAGCCATGCGAGCTGGCACGTCTGGAGAAAGCAGCCTGGGAGAAGCTGAATTACCTCCTCTGGCTTCTCTTGACAAAATTGCCAGAGATGCTGTGGAGAGGGTTGGGTGCACCTTGGAATCGTTTGTAGCTTCCCAGTTTCAACATCACTTCCAGGGCAAATTTTCTGAAATCCTGAAGCTGCCCCTTGAGACACTTTCTGAGAGACAACTGCAGCCATCCTGCACCCCTTTCTCAAGCCAGGCCACAAAGGAAGTAGAAGGAACATCCAGAGCAGCTGAACATAGGACACCAGaggctacaaagaaaagaaagtcccCTATGTCACGACCGGTCCACAAAGTTGCTGCTGGATCACAAGAGAGTAGCACGCTTGCAAGGGCTAGCGTCCAAAATGCCATTTCtgaagttcagcagctccattcagaaCTAAAAGTGTATGCTCAAATTGCTGTCCATGATGTTCTTGAagccctgaagcagcagcagcagaagttagACAAAGAAATGCATCCAAAGgacagttcagaagaaagcaCCACGGAGAGTGAGCTAGCGGAGTCGCTATTAGATCAATGCAGTCAACCTGAGAGTGCCATTGCTTTAGGAGGGAATTGTGGGAGGTGGGTTGCAAAACAGCCCAGCCCCAGAGACTGGGACGAGAGCtatccggggcaggacttgcgaaggccagaaggaaggaaaatcccTGCCAGAAAACTAGgaaagagtcaaccaagaacaaaGCTCCCACATATCAGcctcccgggaatggtcatgccttcagaggcagaaggcccatctgaagaggaactgtcatgTACTCTCCTCCGGTCTGTCCTCCGAGGCTCTGAACAAGATGCTCAGAGCCcaccagaaggctttcagaagcccttgaaTTACCCCTCAGCAACCACATCAAGACTTTGCACATCTGTGTTGGAAACCTTACCGAAACAGAGGCCAGGGAGCATGCAAgacgccttgcccaccatgggcCAGCAGTTTTCCAGGCAGCCCGTTCCTCCAGCgcctccaaagcccccttcccagagaggagcccggcggagacccATGCGTGTAAGGCTTGTGCCAGGCGAGCCGGAGCAATGGGAGTCAGGAGAGACGACGTTAGCTGGGcggctggtggagggtgtcctaagGAGGTGTTCAGCTCCAGGCTCCAGTTCTTCTGACAGCAGTGATGAGAACTAA